The Akkermansia muciniphila genome contains a region encoding:
- the argC gene encoding N-acetyl-gamma-glutamyl-phosphate reductase, protein MKQVQVAVVGASGYTGQELLRILLNHRGVKLVCATSRQYAGQPLWEVFPRFRQVPGSDLKFTDSDVEAIAATGAEVAFLALPHGVAASYARGLVDRGVRVIDLSADFRLDSPDVYEEYYGNAHPDTALMQEAVYGLPEWRRAEIAGARIVASPGCYPTSILLPLIPLFKAGLLEPEDVVVCSGSGVSGAGRKASIPLLFCECNESFHAYGVPKHRHLSEIEQELSHAAGETVVMSFTPHLIPVNTGICSTITAKVKKGADAEFVGRLLEEAYADAPFVRLLGRNQPADTKNVTRTNCVDIGWAYDPRTNRVILMSAEDNVVKGAGGQAVQSFNIMCGFDETEGLWVL, encoded by the coding sequence ATGAAGCAAGTTCAAGTAGCAGTCGTCGGAGCCAGTGGCTACACCGGGCAGGAGTTGTTGCGCATCCTGTTGAATCACCGCGGGGTGAAGCTGGTGTGCGCTACCTCCCGCCAGTATGCCGGGCAGCCGCTGTGGGAGGTGTTTCCCCGTTTCCGGCAGGTTCCGGGTTCCGACTTGAAGTTTACGGATTCCGATGTGGAGGCCATTGCCGCCACGGGGGCGGAGGTGGCCTTTCTGGCGCTGCCTCACGGCGTGGCCGCTTCCTATGCCCGCGGCCTGGTGGACCGGGGCGTGCGCGTGATTGACCTGAGCGCGGATTTCCGCCTGGATTCCCCGGACGTGTATGAGGAGTATTACGGGAACGCCCATCCGGATACGGCCCTGATGCAGGAGGCCGTGTACGGCCTGCCGGAGTGGCGCCGGGCGGAGATAGCCGGAGCGCGCATCGTCGCTTCTCCCGGCTGTTATCCCACCAGCATTCTTCTTCCCCTGATTCCCCTGTTCAAGGCTGGTCTGCTGGAGCCGGAGGACGTGGTTGTCTGTTCCGGCAGCGGCGTGAGCGGCGCCGGACGCAAGGCTTCCATTCCCCTCCTGTTTTGTGAGTGCAATGAAAGCTTCCATGCCTACGGCGTGCCGAAGCATCGCCATTTGAGCGAGATTGAGCAGGAGCTTTCCCATGCCGCCGGGGAAACGGTGGTGATGTCCTTCACTCCGCACCTGATTCCGGTGAATACGGGCATCTGCTCCACCATCACGGCCAAGGTGAAGAAAGGGGCGGATGCCGAGTTCGTGGGCCGGCTTTTGGAGGAAGCTTATGCAGATGCTCCGTTCGTGCGCCTGCTGGGGCGCAACCAGCCTGCGGATACCAAGAATGTGACCCGCACGAATTGCGTGGACATCGGCTGGGCGTATGATCCCCGCACGAACCGCGTGATTCTGATGAGCGCGGAGGATAACGTGGTGAAGGGCGCCGGCGGCCAGGCCGTCCAGTCCTTCAATATCATGTGCGGGTTTGATGAAACGGAAGGCTTGTGGGTCCTGTAG
- a CDS encoding tail fiber protein, producing the protein MNEMITINGILMATQNEFSAHAGNANMHVTAQEKEKWNSGGQGSKGDKGDPGPQGPQGPKGDPGIQGPAGPQGPKGDKGDKGDAGPEGPQGSSVPPGCFMWFCGSTAPNGWLECNGATLQISQYQQLFAAIGTTYGGDGVTTFTLPDLTRDNGLFIRGTSPNRTIGSTQGDTIRNISGQIPTTPVTSGGTTPGTGAFKQTTAIAEDWCGMASYKSHRITNIIFDASEVVPTAEENRPVNIAFMPVIKY; encoded by the coding sequence ATGAATGAAATGATCACAATTAATGGAATCCTCATGGCCACGCAGAATGAATTTTCTGCCCATGCGGGAAACGCAAACATGCACGTCACCGCGCAGGAAAAGGAAAAATGGAATTCCGGCGGTCAAGGCTCTAAAGGAGACAAGGGAGATCCGGGCCCGCAAGGCCCTCAGGGCCCCAAAGGGGATCCCGGCATCCAGGGCCCAGCCGGTCCACAAGGCCCCAAAGGGGACAAGGGAGACAAAGGTGACGCTGGTCCCGAAGGACCGCAAGGTTCCAGTGTGCCTCCGGGCTGCTTCATGTGGTTCTGCGGCAGCACAGCCCCGAACGGCTGGCTGGAATGCAACGGAGCAACCCTCCAAATCAGCCAATACCAGCAATTATTTGCGGCAATCGGCACTACTTACGGCGGCGACGGCGTGACGACCTTCACCCTTCCCGATTTAACTAGAGACAACGGGTTGTTTATCCGGGGAACGTCCCCGAACAGAACAATAGGGAGCACTCAGGGAGACACCATCCGCAACATTTCGGGGCAGATACCTACAACGCCAGTGACATCAGGAGGCACTACGCCCGGCACGGGAGCATTCAAACAAACAACAGCGATTGCGGAGGACTGGTGTGGAATGGCTTCCTATAAAAGTCACAGAATAACCAATATCATTTTTGACGCATCTGAGGTTGTTCCGACCGCTGAAGAAAACCGTCCCGTCAATATAGCTTTCATGCCTGTGATCAAATATTAA
- a CDS encoding YkgJ family cysteine cluster protein: MASSKCRHGKAEGCAPSAELLTEVRRLLGEGSARASGALRSCTGTADCCRFRLTGETPHVTLGEAWVAWKAWRAAGRTRVELSPDGSCPFLNGQGRCMIYEGRPLACRTHFCVAAGGALPRREVIDLIHALEDIDAALGGDGAARLPEAVERLSRKGPAGGGRKGRR, from the coding sequence ATGGCGTCCAGCAAGTGCCGTCATGGAAAGGCGGAGGGGTGCGCCCCCTCCGCTGAATTGTTAACGGAGGTGCGCCGTTTGCTGGGGGAAGGGTCTGCCCGTGCCTCCGGGGCGCTGCGTTCCTGTACGGGAACGGCGGATTGCTGCCGGTTCCGCCTGACCGGGGAGACTCCCCACGTGACGCTGGGGGAGGCGTGGGTGGCCTGGAAGGCATGGCGTGCCGCCGGACGTACGCGCGTGGAATTGTCCCCGGACGGTAGCTGCCCGTTTCTGAACGGGCAGGGAAGGTGCATGATTTATGAGGGCAGGCCCCTGGCTTGCCGCACCCATTTTTGCGTGGCTGCCGGGGGAGCATTGCCCCGGCGGGAGGTGATTGACCTGATTCACGCGCTGGAAGATATTGATGCGGCGCTGGGCGGCGACGGTGCGGCCCGGCTGCCGGAGGCGGTGGAACGGCTTTCCAGGAAAGGCCCCGCGGGAGGTGGCCGGAAGGGAAGGCGTTGA
- a CDS encoding glycosyltransferase, giving the protein MPLVSIIIPCYNVAGFMKKCLDTVCAQTLRDIEIICINDGSRDGTLDILREYEAADDRFIVIDQPNAGVAAARNAGLDAASGTYIGFVDPDDYISPVMFQRLYLAAEQYGADLACMGATVAGDMPLSVRWSMLNGLQCPEWHCSHYDFAAMGPFSELCWDKLYRAEFLKKTGLRFRAGMRQGSDALFNNLLQPYVRNIVKIPDCLYIYRPTRPDSLVNVHKAPDKKGSGFYPALERIDLIAASYRELGCLEKARITVLNWLNGSIQLFSSNLLNQTAAEKKKALDAVRALLDKYEWRDFVKSPGSPFRLLRHIAKGNDLRVRCALFGIYRVLHSRMGNRLVDLCTRIINLRGSAR; this is encoded by the coding sequence ATGCCCCTCGTTTCCATTATCATTCCCTGCTACAACGTGGCCGGATTCATGAAAAAATGCCTGGATACCGTCTGCGCCCAGACGCTCCGGGACATAGAAATCATCTGCATCAACGACGGTTCCCGGGACGGAACGCTGGATATTCTGCGGGAATATGAAGCGGCGGATGACAGGTTCATCGTCATTGACCAGCCCAATGCTGGCGTAGCGGCCGCGCGGAATGCCGGGCTGGACGCGGCTTCCGGAACGTACATCGGTTTTGTGGACCCGGATGACTACATTTCACCTGTCATGTTCCAGCGGCTTTATCTGGCGGCGGAGCAGTACGGAGCAGACCTGGCCTGCATGGGGGCCACGGTTGCCGGAGACATGCCCCTTTCCGTGCGGTGGAGCATGCTCAACGGTCTGCAATGCCCGGAATGGCACTGCAGCCACTATGACTTTGCCGCCATGGGGCCGTTCAGCGAACTGTGCTGGGACAAGCTTTACCGGGCGGAATTCCTGAAAAAAACGGGTCTGCGCTTCAGGGCGGGGATGCGTCAGGGAAGTGACGCCCTCTTCAACAACCTGCTCCAGCCTTATGTGCGGAACATCGTGAAAATACCGGACTGTCTGTATATCTACCGGCCCACGCGTCCGGATTCCCTGGTGAACGTGCACAAGGCCCCGGATAAAAAGGGCTCCGGATTCTATCCGGCGCTGGAACGCATTGACCTGATTGCCGCCTCCTACCGGGAACTGGGCTGTCTGGAAAAAGCCAGGATTACGGTGTTAAACTGGCTGAACGGCAGTATTCAGCTATTCTCCTCCAATCTGCTGAACCAGACGGCGGCGGAAAAAAAGAAGGCCCTGGACGCCGTGCGCGCGCTGCTGGACAAATATGAATGGCGGGACTTCGTCAAATCCCCGGGGTCTCCCTTCCGCCTGCTGAGACACATTGCCAAGGGGAACGACCTCCGCGTGCGGTGCGCCCTCTTCGGCATTTACCGGGTTCTGCATTCCCGCATGGGGAACAGGCTGGTGGACCTATGCACGCGCATCATCAACCTGCGCGGAAGCGCCCGGTAG
- a CDS encoding retropepsin-like aspartic protease: MKKILPFFTLLLVSLFPVQGANVPSGSIPFELGPASRIYVKGSVNGSRPLRFLFDTGATSMVISTNSLKGVPMEFNETVVNHGATGSDEVRGSTENKFTIGGQVMEHVPFIAIPYSPDQWDGVLGLWFINQQVTEVNYTDRKIYLYPHGSYTPPPNAIRLKIEYVMGIPVVPGQVTVNGKTHQLRLSVDTGSDRVLDLNTPFVKKHHLLGSQKPFCISRISSSDSHTGVLENVMFDSIQLGGCKLPLIPGAFSTVTAGTQSSAEMDGVMGNNLLKRFNMVYDSREGYIYLVPNNLLYTPFYDCLLRPQPDAACSSGK; encoded by the coding sequence ATGAAAAAAATCCTGCCGTTTTTCACCCTTTTACTGGTTTCCCTTTTCCCTGTACAGGGGGCCAACGTTCCCAGCGGCAGCATTCCCTTTGAATTGGGACCAGCCAGCCGTATTTACGTGAAAGGAAGCGTCAACGGCAGCCGTCCCCTGCGCTTTCTTTTCGATACCGGGGCCACCTCCATGGTCATCAGCACCAATTCCCTGAAAGGCGTTCCCATGGAATTCAACGAGACCGTCGTCAACCATGGCGCCACGGGGTCCGATGAAGTACGCGGAAGCACGGAGAACAAATTCACCATCGGGGGACAAGTCATGGAGCACGTTCCCTTTATTGCCATTCCCTACTCGCCGGACCAGTGGGACGGCGTGCTGGGCCTTTGGTTCATCAATCAGCAGGTGACGGAGGTAAATTACACGGACCGGAAGATTTACCTGTATCCGCACGGTTCCTATACGCCGCCGCCCAACGCCATCCGTCTCAAGATTGAATACGTGATGGGTATTCCAGTCGTTCCCGGCCAGGTGACGGTCAACGGAAAAACCCACCAGCTCCGACTGTCCGTGGATACCGGGTCCGACCGCGTTCTGGACCTCAACACTCCCTTCGTCAAAAAACATCATTTGCTGGGCAGCCAAAAGCCATTTTGCATTTCCCGCATTTCCAGCTCGGATTCCCATACCGGAGTTCTGGAAAACGTCATGTTCGACAGCATCCAACTGGGCGGCTGCAAGCTCCCCCTGATCCCCGGAGCTTTTTCCACTGTTACGGCAGGAACCCAGAGCAGCGCGGAAATGGATGGCGTCATGGGCAACAACCTGCTGAAACGCTTCAACATGGTCTATGATTCCCGGGAAGGGTATATTTACCTGGTTCCCAACAATCTGCTTTACACCCCGTTTTATGATTGCCTGCTCCGCCCCCAGCCGGACGCAGCCTGTTCTTCGGGGAAGTAA
- the argJ gene encoding bifunctional glutamate N-acetyltransferase/amino-acid acetyltransferase ArgJ translates to MNDSSYIPVDGGVCAPQGFLGSAVSCGIKKPTATRLDLALIYSTEPCVSAGTFTTNRVQAACVKVSREHLRKGDIRAIVANSGNANACTGAQGVEDAKGECRSIAELLGLKPAEVAVCSTGVIGLPMPMMRIYPKFPELTEGLSRDKGHEVAQAVMTSDTKEKIIAIEFMVQGMPVRIGACCKGAGMINPCMATMLCFITTDAGISRDVLELCVQSGVKGSFNCITIDGDMSTNDTVLVMANGASGVKLESPEDIYAFQQALAHVMLELAKHIVQDGERVTKFVTVRVTGGRTEEEAKKAAEAVAKSSLVKSSWNGNDPNWGRIIHAVGYCGAKVDEEKIDIDIAGLPACRGGMQADTPSDDLRQAVQVPAFLVEINLNRGEFSHTVYTTDLSPEYVDFNRSEYAYWNQAKADGLTR, encoded by the coding sequence ATGAATGATTCATCCTATATTCCGGTTGACGGGGGCGTTTGCGCGCCCCAGGGTTTTTTGGGAAGCGCCGTAAGCTGCGGCATCAAGAAGCCTACGGCCACGCGTCTGGACCTGGCCCTGATTTATTCCACGGAACCCTGCGTTTCCGCAGGCACGTTCACGACCAACCGCGTGCAGGCCGCTTGCGTAAAGGTGAGCCGGGAGCACCTCCGGAAGGGGGATATCCGCGCCATTGTGGCGAACAGCGGGAATGCGAACGCCTGTACCGGAGCCCAGGGGGTGGAAGACGCGAAGGGGGAATGCCGGAGTATCGCGGAACTTCTGGGGCTTAAGCCTGCGGAAGTGGCCGTGTGCTCCACCGGGGTGATCGGCTTGCCGATGCCCATGATGCGCATTTACCCTAAGTTCCCGGAATTGACGGAGGGCCTTTCACGCGACAAGGGCCATGAAGTAGCCCAGGCCGTGATGACCAGCGATACGAAGGAAAAGATCATCGCCATTGAGTTCATGGTTCAGGGCATGCCCGTGCGCATCGGCGCGTGTTGCAAGGGCGCGGGCATGATCAATCCCTGCATGGCTACCATGCTGTGCTTCATTACGACGGATGCGGGCATTTCCCGCGACGTGCTGGAGCTGTGCGTGCAGTCCGGCGTGAAGGGTTCCTTTAACTGCATCACCATTGACGGCGACATGAGCACGAATGACACGGTGCTGGTGATGGCTAACGGCGCGTCCGGCGTGAAGCTGGAATCCCCGGAAGACATTTACGCGTTCCAGCAGGCTCTGGCCCATGTGATGTTGGAGCTGGCCAAGCACATTGTGCAGGACGGCGAGCGCGTGACTAAGTTTGTGACCGTGCGCGTGACCGGAGGCCGCACGGAGGAGGAAGCGAAGAAGGCGGCGGAAGCCGTCGCCAAATCCTCTCTGGTGAAGAGTTCCTGGAACGGTAACGACCCGAACTGGGGCCGTATCATCCATGCCGTGGGTTACTGCGGCGCGAAGGTGGATGAAGAGAAGATCGACATCGACATAGCCGGACTTCCCGCGTGCCGCGGCGGCATGCAGGCGGATACGCCGTCCGACGACCTGCGCCAGGCTGTGCAGGTGCCCGCCTTCCTGGTGGAGATTAATTTGAACCGCGGTGAGTTTTCCCACACGGTGTATACCACGGACTTGTCTCCGGAGTATGTTGATTTCAACCGCTCCGAGTACGCGTATTGGAACCAGGCGAAGGCTGACGGCCTGACGCGGTAA
- a CDS encoding glycosyltransferase family 4 protein has product MKIAYVLDDLDAAGGIQAVTRAKAAALAAIPGNEVVLVTANDSRQTASSLPQGVRVVHLGVNYYEDDWKGFLYVLKGILVRRRKHAVALRNVLDELKPDIVISVGQSEKFMILRLSRNRPWKTVREFHYSGTYRKDYARLQGGLRARLVAAVSDFYEFGLGQGSYDATVVLTRQDREENWRGKTGVHVIPNPCILRPERSAALECRRAAAVGRLVPVKGFDLLIQAWEKVAAVHPDWKLDIWGDGPERGALERLVREKGLQGKVFLRGVTGDVQGRLLQSSMLVFSSLFEGFGMVLVEAMACGVPCVAFECPCGPRDVISPEVDGLLVPPGDVEQLSLAIIRLMEQPELRRSMGAAAREKAAHYALDAIAARWMDLFRELTSTQPHQSF; this is encoded by the coding sequence ATGAAAATTGCCTACGTGCTGGATGATCTGGACGCGGCGGGCGGCATTCAGGCCGTGACGCGCGCCAAGGCGGCGGCATTGGCCGCGATTCCCGGCAATGAGGTGGTGCTGGTCACCGCCAATGATTCCCGGCAGACCGCTTCCTCCCTCCCGCAGGGTGTCAGGGTGGTTCATCTGGGCGTGAATTATTATGAGGACGACTGGAAGGGATTCCTCTACGTCCTGAAAGGCATTCTGGTCAGGCGCAGAAAGCATGCCGTGGCCTTGCGCAACGTGCTGGACGAACTGAAGCCAGACATTGTTATTTCCGTGGGACAGTCGGAAAAATTCATGATTCTGCGGCTTTCCCGCAACAGGCCCTGGAAAACGGTGCGTGAATTTCATTACTCCGGAACGTACCGGAAAGATTACGCCCGCCTTCAGGGCGGACTGCGCGCCCGGCTGGTGGCCGCGGTTTCCGACTTTTATGAATTCGGCCTCGGCCAGGGAAGCTATGACGCCACGGTGGTGCTCACCCGGCAGGACCGGGAGGAAAACTGGCGGGGGAAAACTGGCGTGCATGTCATCCCTAATCCGTGCATTCTGCGTCCGGAACGGTCCGCCGCCCTGGAATGCCGCCGTGCGGCGGCCGTGGGAAGGCTTGTTCCCGTGAAGGGCTTCGACCTTCTGATTCAGGCCTGGGAAAAAGTGGCCGCGGTTCATCCGGACTGGAAACTGGACATCTGGGGGGATGGCCCGGAACGAGGTGCCCTGGAACGGCTGGTACGGGAAAAAGGACTGCAAGGCAAAGTATTCCTGCGCGGCGTGACGGGCGATGTGCAGGGCAGGCTGCTGCAATCCTCCATGCTCGTCTTTTCCTCCCTGTTTGAAGGCTTCGGCATGGTGCTGGTGGAGGCCATGGCGTGCGGCGTACCGTGCGTGGCCTTTGAATGCCCGTGCGGCCCGCGCGACGTGATTTCCCCGGAGGTGGACGGGCTTCTGGTTCCTCCCGGAGATGTGGAACAGCTCTCCCTGGCCATCATCCGGCTGATGGAGCAGCCGGAGCTGAGGCGCAGCATGGGAGCCGCCGCCCGCGAAAAAGCGGCGCACTATGCCCTGGATGCCATTGCCGCGCGCTGGATGGACCTGTTTCGTGAATTAACTTCTACTCAACCACACCAATCTTTTTAA